The Streptomyces sp. NBC_01197 genome window below encodes:
- a CDS encoding helix-turn-helix domain-containing protein, with the protein MLMSTEETLRVTVTALAHRTGEQQSALAAALGLTQSQVSRRQSGKAAWTLTDCDRLAAHWGMPVLDLLAGPTHALAKLPADRIANAGQRTPAPLDLPKPAATPTPAPSEPENAAPPASKQAAAPTGPLADLVQERVEEELAAHKGDLATARAALIKTAVPDVMALFAASRVGGRYEHSEFPPTAAILKKASQKGADQIWEGRPKWRSEELHRAARAGHVTLNVTALDMNAAYLSALKTWLPIGKLVHSEGDYHDAKRSGVHRVTPAIWEEPDLPSPLGARKEPGDLWVTEPTLRLLLRCAKLGYCQAPVIHESWTSGASEGLLEKMRRTLAEVRKNAISKNDEVTLEYVKSMYSKFVSTIGESSANREIRRPDWMHTIRSQAFANLWLKAHKAHTSGLTVVQMSGTDELHVTGDWQSVFLEGRDLSQVKAKTTYTLGE; encoded by the coding sequence ATGCTGATGAGTACCGAGGAAACCCTCAGGGTGACGGTGACCGCACTCGCGCACCGCACCGGCGAGCAGCAGTCCGCACTGGCAGCCGCCCTGGGACTGACACAAAGTCAGGTCAGCCGCAGACAGAGCGGAAAAGCCGCATGGACTCTCACGGACTGCGACCGCCTCGCCGCTCACTGGGGGATGCCCGTACTGGACCTCCTCGCCGGTCCCACCCACGCCCTGGCGAAGCTGCCCGCCGACCGCATCGCGAACGCCGGGCAACGAACCCCCGCCCCCCTCGACCTCCCCAAACCGGCCGCAACACCCACCCCGGCCCCCTCGGAGCCGGAGAACGCCGCGCCGCCAGCCTCGAAGCAGGCGGCCGCGCCCACGGGCCCGCTCGCAGACCTGGTCCAGGAACGAGTCGAGGAGGAACTAGCAGCGCACAAAGGGGACTTGGCGACCGCGCGGGCCGCGCTCATCAAGACCGCGGTCCCAGACGTGATGGCACTGTTCGCCGCCTCCAGGGTCGGCGGCCGATACGAACACTCGGAGTTCCCGCCCACAGCTGCCATCCTCAAGAAAGCATCACAGAAAGGCGCCGACCAGATCTGGGAAGGCCGCCCGAAATGGCGCTCCGAAGAATTGCACCGCGCCGCCCGCGCCGGACACGTCACCCTCAACGTAACCGCCCTGGACATGAACGCGGCCTACCTCAGCGCACTGAAGACATGGCTCCCGATCGGGAAATTGGTCCACTCCGAGGGCGACTACCACGACGCCAAGCGCTCCGGCGTCCACCGTGTCACCCCGGCCATCTGGGAGGAACCAGACCTCCCCTCGCCGCTCGGCGCACGGAAAGAACCGGGAGACTTGTGGGTCACCGAACCCACGCTCCGCCTTCTACTGCGCTGCGCGAAACTCGGCTACTGCCAGGCACCCGTCATCCACGAATCATGGACATCCGGAGCCTCCGAAGGGCTACTGGAAAAAATGCGCCGCACTCTCGCCGAAGTACGCAAAAACGCCATTTCAAAAAATGACGAAGTGACCCTAGAGTACGTGAAATCAATGTATTCTAAGTTCGTGTCAACTATCGGGGAAAGCAGCGCGAACCGGGAAATCCGACGCCCTGACTGGATGCACACTATTCGCTCGCAAGCTTTCGCCAACCTGTGGCTGAAAGCGCATAAAGCACACACCTCAGGTTTGACAGTCGTGCAGATGTCGGGAACCGACGAACTGCACGTCACAGGGGACTGGCAATCGGTGTTCCTGGAGGGCCGTGATCTGTCCCAGGTCAAGGCGAAGACCACCTACACGCTGGGGGAGTAG
- a CDS encoding TetR/AcrR family transcriptional regulator has product MSASEQRGRKPRADVQRNRAALLETAQRHFLQHGVGTSLEAVAKDAGVGPGTLYRHFPTREALLAAVLQTRSEELVARQADIEQLGDPTEALEQWLRAMEDYFSAFSGLPEPLMAAARAQEPDNPLTIPCGILITATDEHVKAAQSAGYVRAGVRGYDLFLAACSTAWIKGNGIDEESLDRLRTLIASGYRRRNNQP; this is encoded by the coding sequence ATGAGCGCCAGTGAACAGCGGGGCCGCAAGCCCCGTGCGGACGTCCAGCGCAACCGCGCCGCCCTCCTGGAGACCGCGCAGCGTCACTTCCTGCAGCACGGGGTCGGCACCTCGCTCGAGGCGGTGGCCAAAGATGCGGGGGTTGGGCCCGGCACTCTGTACCGGCACTTCCCCACGCGGGAGGCGCTGCTTGCGGCCGTGCTGCAGACGCGCTCCGAGGAGTTGGTGGCCCGCCAGGCGGACATCGAGCAACTCGGCGACCCGACCGAGGCATTGGAGCAGTGGCTGCGGGCGATGGAAGACTATTTCAGCGCCTTCAGCGGGCTGCCGGAACCGCTCATGGCTGCGGCCCGGGCACAGGAGCCGGACAATCCGCTCACGATTCCCTGCGGCATTCTCATCACCGCCACCGACGAGCACGTGAAAGCCGCGCAGAGCGCAGGGTACGTGCGCGCGGGCGTGAGGGGCTACGACCTGTTCCTCGCAGCCTGTTCCACTGCCTGGATCAAGGGAAACGGCATCGACGAGGAATCACTCGACCGCCTCCGCACACTCATCGCGAGCGGCTACCGCCGGAGGAACAATCAGCCGTAG
- a CDS encoding NADPH-dependent F420 reductase, with protein MKITVIGAGAIGGNLAAKLSTVGHDVQIADARGPEAVRAEVLESGARAADLADAVQGRDVIILAIPFGVAGKLADLFATVQDETVVIDTSNYYPGTLSEPIEAVDNGQVESVWNAEQLGRPVVKAWNAALAGTQQAKGVPAGTPGRIAIPVAGDSEEARRVAMQLVDDTGFDPYDAGTLADSWRQQPNSPAYCTELTLDTLPAALAAADRAKDVRVRNSLPERFAALPANPTVDDVVEMNRAAHR; from the coding sequence ATGAAAATTACTGTTATAGGCGCTGGCGCCATCGGCGGAAACCTCGCTGCCAAGCTCAGCACGGTCGGTCACGACGTCCAGATCGCCGATGCTCGCGGCCCCGAGGCCGTCCGGGCCGAGGTCCTGGAGTCCGGGGCCCGCGCAGCGGACCTCGCCGACGCCGTCCAGGGCCGCGACGTCATCATCCTGGCCATCCCCTTCGGGGTGGCGGGGAAGCTGGCCGACCTGTTCGCCACGGTCCAGGACGAGACGGTCGTCATCGACACCTCGAACTACTACCCGGGCACACTCAGTGAGCCGATCGAGGCTGTCGACAACGGCCAGGTCGAGAGCGTGTGGAACGCCGAGCAGCTGGGCCGCCCCGTGGTCAAGGCGTGGAACGCCGCCCTGGCCGGGACCCAGCAGGCCAAGGGTGTCCCGGCAGGCACCCCGGGCCGCATCGCCATCCCCGTCGCCGGCGACTCCGAGGAGGCGCGGCGTGTGGCCATGCAGCTCGTGGACGACACCGGCTTCGACCCCTACGACGCCGGCACGCTGGCCGATTCCTGGCGCCAGCAGCCGAACAGCCCCGCCTACTGCACCGAACTGACCCTCGACACCCTGCCGGCAGCCCTGGCCGCGGCCGACCGCGCCAAGGACGTCCGCGTCCGCAACAGCCTGCCGGAGCGCTTCGCCGCCCTCCCCGCCAACCCCACCGTCGATGATGTCGTCGAGATGAACCGCGCCGCCCACCGCTGA
- a CDS encoding nitroreductase family protein → MPTFGDGVRPAGDIGMYAQNFLLALATRGLDGIPQTALGFYADTIREHLGVSKELKLLFGISFGTADVTAPANSFRMGRVPLEQSVVVHGTPGVLAGQ, encoded by the coding sequence ATGCCGACATTCGGCGACGGGGTACGGCCGGCCGGTGACATCGGGATGTACGCGCAGAACTTCCTGCTCGCGCTGGCGACCCGGGGGTTGGACGGCATCCCCCAGACCGCGCTCGGGTTCTACGCCGACACCATCCGCGAGCACCTGGGTGTTTCGAAGGAGCTCAAGCTGCTGTTCGGCATCTCCTTCGGCACAGCCGACGTGACCGCACCGGCAAACAGCTTCCGCATGGGGCGCGTCCCGCTCGAGCAGAGCGTGGTCGTGCACGGCACCCCTGGCGTCCTGGCCGGGCAGTAG
- a CDS encoding NtaA/DmoA family FMN-dependent monooxygenase (This protein belongs to a clade of FMN-dependent monooxygenases, within a broader family of flavin-dependent oxidoreductases, the luciferase-like monooxygenase (LMM) family, some of whose members use coenzyme F420 rather than FMN.), whose product MTTPQMLLAMQFTSGYGSEPGAWRLPGANLSSYTDMDQFVRYAQAAERGKVQLLFIADTPVLDVDLENEHPHHPIDPLLVLTVIARETERIGLVATGSTTFSEPFNLARQFKALDVISHGRAGWNAVTTSHPAAAANFGSPVPPRAEKYERAHEFVQIVQALWGSWEKDAWVLDVEGKRFADMGKIQPVNLQGRHVASRGPLPIPPSEQGQPVIFQAGGGSYGLELAGRYAGGVYANPMTIDDAIAQRGALRDAAKRAGRDPDEVKMFAGFMPTIASSRAAALDRRRFLDESVDLRQRVRYLGAMIGLPLSHEQLGEPLTASQLADAVPSPQDARSARALEVAREGWSLRDVLAHGVIDYHPVVAGTAADVADHMQEWFEAGACDGFSLAIDGYHDGVDAFVDQVVPLLQERGLFHHDYEGGTLRENLGARAQYGLDPRVAETPRS is encoded by the coding sequence ATGACAACCCCTCAGATGCTGCTGGCCATGCAGTTCACCAGCGGCTACGGATCCGAGCCCGGGGCATGGCGGCTGCCCGGGGCCAACCTGTCCAGCTACACGGACATGGACCAGTTCGTGCGTTACGCGCAGGCCGCCGAGCGCGGCAAGGTCCAGCTGCTCTTCATCGCGGACACCCCGGTCCTGGACGTGGACCTGGAGAACGAGCACCCACACCACCCCATCGACCCCCTCCTCGTCCTCACCGTCATCGCCCGTGAGACCGAGCGGATCGGCCTGGTGGCCACCGGCTCCACCACTTTCAGCGAGCCCTTCAATCTCGCCCGCCAGTTCAAGGCCCTGGATGTGATCAGCCACGGCCGGGCCGGATGGAACGCGGTCACCACCTCCCACCCGGCGGCTGCGGCGAACTTCGGCTCTCCGGTCCCGCCCCGTGCGGAGAAGTACGAGCGGGCCCACGAGTTCGTTCAGATCGTGCAGGCACTGTGGGGCAGCTGGGAGAAGGACGCCTGGGTCCTCGACGTCGAGGGCAAGCGGTTCGCCGACATGGGCAAGATCCAGCCGGTCAACCTGCAGGGCCGCCACGTCGCCTCCCGCGGTCCGCTGCCCATCCCACCGTCCGAGCAGGGCCAGCCGGTCATCTTCCAGGCGGGCGGCGGCAGTTACGGCCTGGAGCTCGCGGGCCGGTACGCCGGCGGCGTGTACGCCAACCCGATGACGATCGACGACGCCATCGCCCAGCGGGGGGCCCTGCGGGACGCAGCCAAGCGGGCCGGGCGCGACCCGGACGAGGTGAAGATGTTCGCCGGCTTCATGCCGACCATCGCCTCCTCCCGCGCCGCCGCCCTGGACCGGCGGCGCTTCCTGGACGAGTCCGTCGACCTGCGCCAGCGCGTGCGTTATCTCGGCGCCATGATCGGCCTGCCGCTGAGCCACGAGCAGCTCGGCGAGCCGCTGACCGCAAGCCAGTTGGCCGACGCCGTACCCAGTCCGCAGGACGCACGCTCCGCCCGCGCCCTCGAAGTGGCACGGGAGGGCTGGAGTCTGCGGGACGTCCTGGCGCACGGCGTCATCGACTACCACCCGGTCGTCGCCGGCACCGCCGCCGACGTGGCCGACCACATGCAGGAATGGTTCGAGGCGGGCGCCTGCGACGGCTTCTCGCTGGCTATCGACGGCTACCACGACGGCGTCGACGCCTTCGTCGACCAGGTCGTGCCGCTCCTGCAGGAACGCGGCCTGTTCCACCACGACTACGAGGGCGGCACCCTGCGCGAGAACCTCGGGGCCCGCGCCCAGTACGGCCTCGATCCCCGCGTCGCGGAAACACCCCGGTCATGA
- a CDS encoding flavin reductase family protein produces MTAIHVPDSVTFQAFRDAMATVASPVAVVTAMDGHRPHGTTVGAFASLSLTPPMMLTSLDNRSQLLTIIRRTGRFGLNVLGAHQADLAGVFARSGPDKFDGVTWSPSQELPRLLGSAAWIAAEVDDYVGAGDHTVLLAHVHAAEQGEGDLGILRPLTYHQRSFGTHTPLAS; encoded by the coding sequence ATGACCGCCATCCACGTCCCCGACAGCGTCACCTTCCAGGCGTTCCGTGACGCCATGGCCACCGTCGCCTCCCCCGTCGCCGTGGTCACCGCCATGGACGGCCACCGCCCGCACGGCACCACGGTCGGCGCCTTCGCCTCACTGTCCCTGACGCCCCCGATGATGCTGACGTCCCTGGACAACCGCTCCCAGCTGCTAACGATCATCCGCCGCACCGGCCGCTTCGGCCTCAACGTCCTGGGCGCCCACCAGGCCGACCTCGCCGGCGTCTTTGCCCGCTCAGGACCGGACAAGTTCGACGGCGTGACCTGGTCACCGAGCCAGGAACTGCCCCGCCTGCTGGGCTCGGCGGCATGGATCGCCGCCGAGGTCGACGACTACGTCGGTGCCGGAGACCACACCGTCCTGCTCGCCCACGTCCACGCCGCCGAACAGGGTGAGGGCGACCTGGGAATTCTCAGGCCTCTCACCTACCACCAACGCTCCTTCGGCACCCACACACCGCTCGCTTCCTGA
- a CDS encoding DHA2 family efflux MFS transporter permease subunit, translating to MSLNETSTHAAPDAVSPPPSHRAGDKLPARDSLIIWVLTLSTFIALLNELLVGVALPTLIDELDITPSTGQWLTTGYLLTLAVLIPATGFVMRRFNLRTIFITSMSLFTAGTVIAAVAPGFGVLFTGRIIQAVGTASLMPLLMATVMRLVPQGRRGRMMALVTAVGAVAPAVGPALSGIIVSQLSWRWLFILVLPVALAGLVLGAAKLRNITTPEPTTLDVLSLILSAVGFGALIYGLATIGESASGHAPIPPYLPMVAGVLFIAAFVRRQIVLQRTDAAFLDMRIFRTSSFTVPQLVMVVVPLIGFGVPMVLPLILAHVSGLSTMEIGFFMLPGGVVVSVVSALGGRLYDRVGPRPLAIPGAIIWTAALWFLSRVDAGTSTTTLLIAYLIMIVGQALMWAPMTTSALASLRTELYPHGSAAFNTVQQLAGAAGGAILVSAYTIGSHAQDAGTLNLAQSVSAAQAAFTTAAVVACLAIIGTVFVGKAKQPARRD from the coding sequence GTGTCCCTCAACGAAACGTCTACGCACGCCGCTCCGGACGCCGTCAGCCCACCGCCCTCCCACCGCGCCGGTGACAAGCTGCCAGCTCGGGACTCCCTCATCATCTGGGTACTGACCCTCTCCACGTTCATCGCCCTGCTGAACGAACTGCTGGTGGGCGTGGCGCTGCCCACGCTGATCGACGAGCTCGACATCACGCCGAGCACGGGACAGTGGCTCACGACGGGCTATCTCCTGACACTGGCCGTCCTCATCCCCGCCACCGGCTTCGTCATGCGTCGGTTCAACCTCCGCACGATCTTCATCACCTCGATGTCGCTGTTCACCGCCGGTACCGTGATCGCCGCCGTCGCTCCGGGGTTCGGCGTGCTGTTCACCGGTCGCATTATCCAGGCAGTGGGCACGGCCTCCCTGATGCCGCTCCTCATGGCCACAGTGATGCGCCTGGTTCCCCAAGGCCGCCGGGGCCGGATGATGGCGCTGGTCACCGCCGTGGGCGCGGTGGCGCCCGCGGTCGGACCCGCGCTCTCCGGAATCATCGTCTCCCAGCTCAGCTGGCGGTGGCTGTTCATCCTCGTCCTGCCCGTCGCCCTGGCCGGACTGGTACTGGGAGCCGCCAAGCTGCGCAACATCACCACGCCCGAACCGACCACGCTGGATGTGCTGTCGCTCATCCTGTCCGCCGTCGGGTTCGGCGCGCTCATCTACGGTCTGGCCACGATCGGTGAGTCGGCCTCCGGCCACGCGCCCATCCCGCCTTACCTCCCCATGGTGGCCGGGGTCCTCTTCATCGCGGCGTTCGTCCGCCGGCAGATCGTCCTGCAGCGCACCGATGCCGCGTTCCTCGACATGAGGATCTTCCGAACCAGCTCGTTCACCGTGCCGCAGCTGGTCATGGTCGTCGTCCCGCTGATCGGGTTCGGCGTGCCGATGGTCCTGCCGCTGATCCTCGCCCACGTGTCCGGACTGAGCACCATGGAGATCGGCTTCTTCATGCTCCCCGGCGGAGTGGTGGTCTCCGTGGTCTCAGCCCTCGGCGGGCGGCTCTACGACCGCGTCGGGCCGCGTCCCCTGGCGATTCCCGGAGCAATCATCTGGACGGCCGCCCTGTGGTTCCTAAGCCGAGTCGACGCGGGCACCAGTACCACGACACTCCTGATCGCCTACCTCATCATGATCGTCGGCCAGGCCCTCATGTGGGCGCCGATGACGACGTCCGCACTGGCCTCGCTGCGTACCGAGCTCTACCCGCACGGCAGCGCGGCGTTCAACACCGTCCAGCAGTTGGCAGGCGCCGCGGGCGGCGCGATCCTGGTCTCGGCCTACACCATCGGGTCGCACGCACAGGACGCCGGAACGCTGAACCTGGCCCAGTCCGTCTCGGCAGCGCAGGCCGCCTTCACGACGGCGGCGGTCGTCGCCTGCCTCGCCATCATCGGAACCGTCTTTGTCGGCAAGGCCAAGCAGCCCGCTCGACGGGACTGA
- a CDS encoding MsnO8 family LLM class oxidoreductase, translating into MKLSLVELSTVTPGSDKTQALKDSVKAAQQAEDLGYHRIWYAEHHDSASTASTAPEILIALAGSATSRIRVGSGAVLLNHYSPYKVTETFLQLEAVAPGRIDLGLGRATAGPVVDLALCRDRDAPPADDFAEQVQEVLAHLHGGFPADHPFARLNPAAGTVTRPEVWILGSSGSSARMAGELGLGYAFAGFINPAGAERALLRHGAFTAPAAHGPTSGHGILSVSAVVADTDAEARRLNWTRTALMARLGRQGAAAQVPTVKEAERELTQTQKDAPTVITDGRWPLQLAGSPGTVRDQLEQMAKATGVDEVMVQDIIADPAARTHARTLLAEALDLTPARN; encoded by the coding sequence ATGAAACTCTCTCTCGTCGAGCTCTCCACCGTCACTCCCGGCAGCGACAAGACCCAAGCCCTCAAGGACTCGGTCAAGGCCGCGCAGCAGGCGGAGGACCTCGGTTACCACCGCATCTGGTACGCCGAGCACCACGACTCAGCCAGCACCGCCTCCACCGCGCCCGAGATCCTCATCGCCCTTGCGGGCAGCGCGACTTCACGCATCCGGGTCGGCTCCGGCGCGGTCCTGCTCAACCACTACAGCCCCTACAAGGTCACCGAGACCTTCCTCCAGCTCGAAGCCGTCGCCCCGGGCCGCATCGACCTCGGCCTCGGCCGCGCCACCGCGGGACCCGTCGTCGACCTCGCCCTGTGCCGCGACCGCGACGCACCGCCCGCCGACGACTTCGCCGAACAGGTCCAGGAGGTCCTCGCCCACCTGCACGGCGGCTTCCCCGCCGACCACCCCTTCGCGCGCCTGAACCCAGCCGCAGGCACAGTCACCCGGCCGGAGGTGTGGATCCTCGGCTCCTCGGGCAGCAGCGCCCGCATGGCCGGTGAACTCGGACTCGGCTACGCCTTCGCGGGCTTCATCAACCCTGCCGGCGCCGAACGCGCTCTGCTCCGCCACGGCGCGTTCACCGCGCCTGCGGCCCACGGGCCGACCAGCGGGCACGGAATCCTGTCGGTCAGCGCCGTGGTGGCCGACACCGACGCCGAGGCGCGGCGGCTCAACTGGACCAGGACCGCCCTCATGGCACGCCTGGGCCGCCAGGGCGCCGCCGCCCAGGTCCCCACCGTTAAGGAGGCCGAACGGGAACTCACCCAGACGCAGAAGGACGCCCCCACCGTCATCACGGACGGCCGCTGGCCCCTGCAGCTCGCCGGCAGCCCGGGGACCGTGCGGGACCAGCTGGAGCAGATGGCCAAGGCCACCGGCGTCGACGAAGTCATGGTCCAGGACATCATCGCGGACCCCGCAGCCCGGACACACGCTCGGACCCTGCTCGCCGAGGCCCTCGATCTCACCCCCGCCCGCAACTGA